Part of the Candidatus Methanoperedens sp. genome is shown below.
GCGTTGGGGTATGCGAAGCATACCCCGCATTTGATAAACCTTTCTTAAAGGTTTGCACATGAACCAAACTACAGCCGCGCACTCTGACCACTGAGTTAAGGCGGGATGGGCTTTGAATAAGCACAGATATACTTAATTCTTTCTTTCGTAACGATAAATTAAAGACGACACACTTATATTAAGCTAACTCCCGAGGGCGCGTGGCCTAGTCAGGATAAGGCGGCAGCCTCCTAAGCTGTACACCGGGGGTTCGAATCCCTCCGCGCCCGTATAAGAATTATATAATCATAGCTCGCCCTCCACAGGTTCAGATATGCTTCCCTGCTCACCGAAAGACAATGTGAGATGAACGGAATACGACCTCTACATAACTTTTCCCTGTATGTCAGCTCATCTAAGTGATTCGATGAACTCGTCGATGGGTAACGCTTTGTATGTCGCTGTTTTGATGCTGCCGCGGGATAAAATTTCAACAATTGCTTTGCTGACCGTGGCTTCATCATCCGCTTCTACGATGGTCAAAAAGTCAAAATTTCCCAGGACAGCGTACTGATCCAGCACATTTACCCCCATGTCTTTGAGCTCGGCATTAACTTCTTTCACTCTGCCGGGGTTCTTCTTGAGTGTCCTGGCACCTTCATCTGTCAGGTTTGAGATTATTATATATCTTGCCATAGGTTTTACCTCCAATTCCCATTATCTAATTAGGGTTTTCCTGTATTTAAAAATAAGCTTTGATTACATTTTTATCCGACTTAGTATAGGGGATTATTTTGCCATAATTTTTTTGAATTTTTATAAGCAAACAATTTATACTAATTCGAATTAACGGAGGCGCTCTTCCTTTTCTCCCGTCCTGACACCGATCTTTCTGTCTTCAATGTTCTCCGCGCCTCCTCCTCAGCAAGTCGAATAACTTCCCTTATTGGAATACCGGACTCATGGGCTATATCCTTGCAGTCCTCAAACTCAGCCGAGATGTTCAGTAGAACGCCCCGTAAATCTCTTGCAATCTTGACGGCGACTGAAAAAACCCTGTTTTTTATTGTAATGTTCACTTTTCCCATCTCTCGGTGTGCAATCAGTCTGTGTTTTATGGGGATTATCCTGACACCGAGAGAGCCTGTTTCTTCGATTATTTTTCGCGCAAGCCTGTCCGAATCCTCTGGTTTTGCGATGACCTGAACAATACTGCCGCTTCTCCCTTTTTTCATGGTAGCCGGTAATATGGCAACATCCAGCGCGCCCGCCTTAAGCAATTCCTCTATCAGATTTCCAAGTACCTGACCTGTGACGTCATCCACGTTGGTCTCAAGCATCTCGATCCTGTCCTGGATAAGTGCTTCATCGATCTCGCCTGCGATTATCCGCAGTACATTTGGAAGAGGCAGGTCTCTGCTTCCTGCACCATAGCCTATTCGCTCAGTCTTCATCTGAGGGCATTCGCCTTTTTCGTTGACGAAATGGGCAAGGAGAGCAGCTCCGGTGGGCGTGAGCAATTCCCCCTCGACAGGTCCCAACTGCCATGGCAGGGAATATTCCGCCAGAATCTCAAGCGCTGCAGGTGCAGGTACAGGAAATTTGCCATGGGAGAACTCAACAAGTCCCTTGCCCACGGATATCGAAGTGCAGTAAATTCTGCAATTTTTTAAACCCAGGTCGTGAAAGGCGGCACATGCGCCAACGATGTCTGCAATCGCATCCTCCTGCCCGAGTTCATGGAAATGCAGTTTTTCAAGTGTTACGTTGTGGATCTTTGCTTCTGCTTTTCCAAGGATGTTGAAGACTGAAACCGCATCCGATTTTATATCAGAAGGAAGGTCAAGGTTTTCCACGCGCTCGATGATTTTCGAAAAAGTCAGGCTTCCTTCTTTTTTCGTTGATACGCTGGCTGAATAACCTGAAATGCCTTTTTTTGTGGTTTTTGAAAACTCAACCTCGACATGGGAAGCAAGTTCCATGGCTTCTTTGACTTTGCCAGCGTCTGCTCCAATATCGAGGAGAGCGCCGATAATCATATCGCCAGAAGCGCCTGAGAACGGGTCGAACAGGATGGCTTTCATCGTTCCAATCTTATATTCTTATTAGGATTTATAAACACTGTCTGGATTTATAGAAGCTGCATGGGGGGCTTCTATTATCGCCTCACTTGTTTATTCTCAAATTCTTTAAGAGATTCTTTTGGCTGCATCATTACAACTATCGGATACATATCAAGGTACATCTTGGGAAATTCGCTTTGCCTATATCTTTCTACAATTTTAAAACCAAGTTTTTCATAAAAACTTATTGATTCATGCTTTGAATCAACTGTAAGATACCGACATCCAATTATTTCAGACACAGATAAAGCTAATCCTATTGATGCAAGTACCAAGAATCTCCCAATGCCTTTTCTTACAAATTTTCTATCAACCGCAAGCCTTGCGATTTTAATACTTGGATATTTCCTATAAGGATAACCCTCAATTCCATCATGTTCATCTATTGTTTGAACCTCAATGGTATCCGCAACAATTGAAAAATATCCTACGATGCTCTTTTTCCAGCAGCATAGATATGTTCTACTTATCAGGTCTTCTTGGTCTTTTAAAGAATCGTTTTTAAAGAAATCGTTTAAATCGTCATTCGTAGATTCAAAAGAAGTAAGTTCATGTTTTTTGCTTAAAACCAATATTTGAAGCTCATCACGCGGGATTTGTTCAATTCCCATTAACGTTTAAAATTGGTTTTATGGATTCGCTTGGCTTCTTTGAACATCTCTATCTGTTCTTTGGTGACTTTTGGGTTCTTTCTATCTTCCCAGAACCGCTTAGCATCGTCACCTTCTAAAACCAATCCTAACTCTACAGGTTTTGCCATGTCCTTTCCTGCCAGCTTAAGCCAGCATACCATAATAGGCGTTATGGTAGGATAAATGTTATCATGACATCTATGACTATGACATCTACAAAGATATATGCCTATCTAACCATTTATTTATTCATTTTACCTTTATCTGTATTGAATTTATGGTAAACGGCTCTATTTCTACCTGCGACCTTCGATTGAACATTTCAGACATTATCATAAATCTGATAATTATAAAAAGCTCTTATATTTAGGAAGTAATCTCATAAAACCGTAAGATAAAAATTATAAATGCTCGGATTCCTTCAGAGAACCATCATGAAAAAATAAATCACAAGCATTTACGAGATTTATAGAAGAAATACCCTATCACGCCGATTGTTATTACAGGCGACACCCACTGCGGAAATATATATCCGAAACTATCAAGCACCATTATCATCCCTAGGAAAAATATGGAATACATTGCCCCGTTTTTAAGGTAAATGTATCTCTTCACATTCTCAATATTGCTTACAGTAAGCTGCCTGACCACATAGGCACCCATCCCGTTGCCGACGAGAATCAGCGGAACCGAAAGCGTAAATGCAAAAGCTCCGACCACGCCGTCGATAGAGAACGTCGCATCTATCACCTCGAGGTAGAGGATTTTACTCCAGTCGCTCATGGTTTCACCGCCCATGAGCTCTTTTTCATGCACCTCTGCGTTCTGTTTAAACCCATGGGTTATGAAAAAGGCTGTTGAACCAAGTACAGCCCCGAACGCCATAAACGGTTGCTGCTTTAGCGAAAACCACACAACGACCGCAAGAATAATAGAAACTATGGCGAAGAACCATGTCCCATGCTGGTGGAAAAATCTCTCGCCTCTGAGGCCGTAGTTTTTAGCCTCGATAAACAGCCAGTGGAAAAAAAGGAAAATAAGAAAAATCCCTCCTCCAACAAGCAGAAAAGGTGAAGAGGCCTCAATTATCTCCTTTATCTTCGGGTCTTCGCTGAACGTTGCTGTCAGAGCGCCAACTGCTCCAAGGGATGGATTTGTTGCCCAGACGATTAGCCAGGGCAGCATTCCCCTGATAACAAAAACCGCAAAAAGCAACCCATAGGATAAAAACCAGCGCCTTGCCCTGAGAGACATCGTGGAAAGCACTTCAGCATTAATCACCGCGTTATCGATGCTGCTTATGGTCTCAAAAAGAATAAGACCCGCCACTGTCAGGAGAATCGAGAATATATCAAGCATTTACTTGTATAAATCTACAATATAGTCTATAAACTATATGGAAAAAGAAGAAAGAAAATCGGTGTATCTCTACACCAATTTCTTTATTGGATGCACCTCAGCCAGCACGCTCAAGCCAAGGTCTTTTGCTGTCTCAGCCAGCATGATATCCACCATTGCCACGGCTGGAAACACCTTCTTTACGTTCTCAATCGGTCCGTAGAGAAGGAAATTTGCACCCATGATCTGCGCCACGAGGTTCGTGCCAATGTCCACAGGCGGCCAGGACTCTGTCTTTGCATCAGGGTCTGTTTTCTTGTACTTCTTCATCCAGTCCCAGGCTGATGCCATGTTATGGAAGCCTCCGCCCACAGGAAGCCCGAGCCTTCCTTTAATAGCAAGAACTGATCTGATAGTAGCTCCTGCGCCTGCCCCCAGAGGCGTTGCCGCAACATCCACCAGCGGTCGTGTAATTCCAACTTCTTTTGCCACATCGAGCATGCCTTTTGTCTGTCCTGTGCCTCCTTTCTCAAGGATTTCAAGTTTGCCTTCAACGCTGGGATTTGTGGCGTTGAATGCGAGCACGATGGCAGAAGTGAGCTTGCTTTCCTTAAGCGCTTTTATCTCTTCTGCGCCTATGCTGGCATTGATAGAGTTGTGTATGGCGCGCTTTTCAACACCTATCTCTCTGGCATATCGCGCTGCCGCTGCTCTTGTAGCACCGTCTGATGAATCCACAAGGAAAGGGATATCGTCGCATATATCCACGAACCAGTTGATGTAGTTCTTAATAGCCTCAGGTGTCTCGCCCACAAGCTGGTTGAAATACGGAAGACCTGTAGTATCTCCCATCACCTGCTGTGTATTCCACAGTTTCTCTGCTGCCGCTTTATCGAAAACACCCTTGTCCTCATCTGAAACGATCTTATGTTTCAGGTAGAACATCGTACTGACAAGTACCGTAGGATATTCTCCCGGCTGACCGCCGACTTTTATCTTGCCGAATTCAAACACTTCTTGTTTCTTATCATATCTAAACATCTTAGCACCTCATTTAACATGCTCTAACTGAATATTCTTGGTAGCACGCGTAAAAGCAATATATACGCTATAACTACCATTAGTGCGGTGACTATTCCATACAGAATTCCAATATCTCTTCCGAGTTTTTTTCCGTATCTCTGGTGTATCTCTGAATTGGTGAACTCGATTTTTTCCTCTATCTCGTTCAGTTTCGTCAGTATCTCCTTGTAGTCCTCAGGGTCTACTATTACCGTTGGGATTTTGTCTGTCATTGCATCACCTCAATACCGGAATCAGTACCATCAGCAATACCACAGCAAAGCCGATTATGAATCCAATAAAACCAGTGGCACCTACGCCTGACTCAAGTTTCTGGTTTCTCGCAATAAGCTGCCCACGATAGCGGATATCGTCTATAAGCGGTTCTATTTGCCCCATTGAAGGAGATACAACCGTCGGTACGCCCTTTCCATATTCGTATTCTTCTGCCATCTCAAACACCTCTTTATATTAATATTGTCAGTATTATCCCAAGGATTATGAATCCCACGACCAGACCTATCATTATGCCTTCTATTTTTCCTGCATAGATGCCGGACATCAGTTTATTCAGGTTACCGATTTCGATTGACTGGTGCTGGATTCCCTTTATCCTTGCCTGGACTGTGGCTATCTCGGCAGACATGGGTTTAATGCCGCCAACCTCTTCGGCTTCCTCCTTCTTCCCGACCTGGATGATCATGGGCTCGCCTGCAAATGCTCCGGGGTCTCTCGCTGCAAGCTCTTTTACCTTGGCAACGATGGTTCCCTCGTCCTCAGTGCCGAGCATCTCCACTACCTCAACCTGTGCCTGGAATCTCTTTACAGAATCGTCGGGCAGGTTTTCAATATAGGGTATAGCGCCTGATGCTTTAACAATGCGGTTATCCTTGACGCCGTTCTTGTGGAGCATTACTATCGCTTCGCCGGAGATATGCCCTTTGACCTCCGTACCTGTGACAAGCAGGAAGCGTATGTTGGGATTGGAAATTACATTTGCGACGATTTTTTCTATCCCGAGATTCTCTGTTTTATGCGGTCCTGTAATCGAAGCTCCGGCAGCAAGCTGCGCCGCGCCTTTGACATGCGAGCCGCATGTTGTTACAGCTACGGGATTCTCCGGGTTTCCTGCTTCATATTCTCCTCTAACAACAGGCCATCCTGCTGCAGGTTTGACTTTATTCGCCATTATATCCCTCCTACCTTCAAAAGAACAAGTAACAGGAAAGATATAATGAATCCTATTATTGCACCGTAGAATGCATTGGTGAGAATCCCGGCGTTATATGCTGCTCGCTCCCTTCCTGGGAACATGCTCAAAAGCGGCGCATTGGGCTCAAGCTGGTTCATCATGTCCGTGACGACTTTATCAAGTTCATCAAGCTGTGTTCTCACGCCGTCGAGCGAATATTCAACCTCGTCTTCCCTCTCTTCTGCGATTACACCTGTTGCTGGATTTAAAATAAGATGCAGCTCAGGTGCCACCCGTATATGACTCATGTTTATGCCTCCGTCTTTGGTAATAAACCTGTTCCGGCAACCACCGCAGCATCTTTATAGACTTCATCCCAGAATTTCTTGTAAAAGATGAACCACAGGATTATTCCGAGCACGATGGTAATAACTGCCGATGTTCCGAGGGTCATAAGTGCAGCTATGCCCATCAGTGTTGTGGTGATCGCACCTGTGGATACCGCAAGGTAGAGCAGTCTTTTCTGTTTTTCATCAGGTCCGAGACAGGCGTTGAACGGATGCGCCATTGCCAGTGTTCCTACCCAGATTACCGCAAGTATTACACCATTACTGAAAACCCTGGGAATAAAGTCGGCAAACACGTAATCTCCGGCTACTGAAGCGCTATAACCGAGGATGATTAAAACGCCTGCTCCTGCGATTTCAGTCATGCCGCGAATCATTATCGGAATTCTCATCTTTATTATGTTCTGGGCAATCCAGCCTATTATGAGACCGATTATCACTGCTACTATCAAGGCAAGTACAGGACCCGCAAGTATCCGAGACTTAACGACTGCAAGACTGAACATGGCAGCAATGATGCCCATTCCAAGGGCTAACTGCCCTATGGATGGCACGCCAGTCCCAAGACCATACTTGGCAACGCGCCTTACTGCATCAGCACCCCATATTACTGCGCACATTGCCCCGAGTGCTCCTGCTGTGGGGAAGTAAGGGGACAGGTATATTCCAACCAGTCCTCCGATTATTCCCAGTGCCATCAGTTTGTTTGGTGAGATTTCTTTAATCTCGCTCATGCTACCATCCCTCCTACAATCAGTACTGCCACGACTCCACTTATCAGACTCACAATGAAGCTTGAGACTGCATCCTTTGGAAGAACGCGCCTGAACTTGGGGTCGTGGAATCCTTCAATGGTGCCTGCCACGCCATAGGATGGGATAACAGAATTCACGTAGAATACGCCCATGGTGAATACACCTGCCACCGCGGCAGCGCTCAGTTTAGCCGTCTCGGGATCGGGTATTATTGCAGCCAGAGCGCCGTGGTATATTCCATAAAGTACATAGTAGATCAGTGAACCCCCTATTCCGCCGAGTGCAGCGCCTATTAATCCGCTCACAAAGCATACTGTCGGAACTCCATGC
Proteins encoded:
- a CDS encoding GYD domain-containing protein, with amino-acid sequence MARYIIISNLTDEGARTLKKNPGRVKEVNAELKDMGVNVLDQYAVLGNFDFLTIVEADDEATVSKAIVEILSRGSIKTATYKALPIDEFIESLR
- the larC gene encoding nickel pincer cofactor biosynthesis protein LarC codes for the protein MKAILFDPFSGASGDMIIGALLDIGADAGKVKEAMELASHVEVEFSKTTKKGISGYSASVSTKKEGSLTFSKIIERVENLDLPSDIKSDAVSVFNILGKAEAKIHNVTLEKLHFHELGQEDAIADIVGACAAFHDLGLKNCRIYCTSISVGKGLVEFSHGKFPVPAPAALEILAEYSLPWQLGPVEGELLTPTGAALLAHFVNEKGECPQMKTERIGYGAGSRDLPLPNVLRIIAGEIDEALIQDRIEMLETNVDDVTGQVLGNLIEELLKAGALDVAILPATMKKGRSGSIVQVIAKPEDSDRLARKIIEETGSLGVRIIPIKHRLIAHREMGKVNITIKNRVFSVAVKIARDLRGVLLNISAEFEDCKDIAHESGIPIREVIRLAEEEARRTLKTERSVSGREKRKSASVNSN
- a CDS encoding GNAT family N-acetyltransferase, producing the protein MGIEQIPRDELQILVLSKKHELTSFESTNDDLNDFFKNDSLKDQEDLISRTYLCCWKKSIVGYFSIVADTIEVQTIDEHDGIEGYPYRKYPSIKIARLAVDRKFVRKGIGRFLVLASIGLALSVSEIIGCRYLTVDSKHESISFYEKLGFKIVERYRQSEFPKMYLDMYPIVVMMQPKESLKEFENKQVRR
- a CDS encoding DUF475 domain-containing protein, which gives rise to MLDIFSILLTVAGLILFETISSIDNAVINAEVLSTMSLRARRWFLSYGLLFAVFVIRGMLPWLIVWATNPSLGAVGALTATFSEDPKIKEIIEASSPFLLVGGGIFLIFLFFHWLFIEAKNYGLRGERFFHQHGTWFFAIVSIILAVVVWFSLKQQPFMAFGAVLGSTAFFITHGFKQNAEVHEKELMGGETMSDWSKILYLEVIDATFSIDGVVGAFAFTLSVPLILVGNGMGAYVVRQLTVSNIENVKRYIYLKNGAMYSIFFLGMIMVLDSFGYIFPQWVSPVITIGVIGYFFYKSRKCL
- the mtrH gene encoding tetrahydromethanopterin S-methyltransferase subunit H — translated: MFRYDKKQEVFEFGKIKVGGQPGEYPTVLVSTMFYLKHKIVSDEDKGVFDKAAAEKLWNTQQVMGDTTGLPYFNQLVGETPEAIKNYINWFVDICDDIPFLVDSSDGATRAAAARYAREIGVEKRAIHNSINASIGAEEIKALKESKLTSAIVLAFNATNPSVEGKLEILEKGGTGQTKGMLDVAKEVGITRPLVDVAATPLGAGAGATIRSVLAIKGRLGLPVGGGFHNMASAWDWMKKYKKTDPDAKTESWPPVDIGTNLVAQIMGANFLLYGPIENVKKVFPAVAMVDIMLAETAKDLGLSVLAEVHPIKKLV
- the mtrG gene encoding tetrahydromethanopterin S-methyltransferase subunit G, translated to MTDKIPTVIVDPEDYKEILTKLNEIEEKIEFTNSEIHQRYGKKLGRDIGILYGIVTALMVVIAYILLLRVLPRIFS
- a CDS encoding tetrahydromethanopterin S-methyltransferase subunit F yields the protein MAEEYEYGKGVPTVVSPSMGQIEPLIDDIRYRGQLIARNQKLESGVGATGFIGFIIGFAVVLLMVLIPVLR
- the mtrA gene encoding tetrahydromethanopterin S-methyltransferase subunit A, which gives rise to MANKVKPAAGWPVVRGEYEAGNPENPVAVTTCGSHVKGAAQLAAGASITGPHKTENLGIEKIVANVISNPNIRFLLVTGTEVKGHISGEAIVMLHKNGVKDNRIVKASGAIPYIENLPDDSVKRFQAQVEVVEMLGTEDEGTIVAKVKELAARDPGAFAGEPMIIQVGKKEEAEEVGGIKPMSAEIATVQARIKGIQHQSIEIGNLNKLMSGIYAGKIEGIMIGLVVGFIILGIILTILI
- the mtrB gene encoding tetrahydromethanopterin S-methyltransferase subunit B; this translates as MSHIRVAPELHLILNPATGVIAEEREDEVEYSLDGVRTQLDELDKVVTDMMNQLEPNAPLLSMFPGRERAAYNAGILTNAFYGAIIGFIISFLLLVLLKVGGI
- the mtrC gene encoding tetrahydromethanopterin S-methyltransferase subunit C, whose translation is MSEIKEISPNKLMALGIIGGLVGIYLSPYFPTAGALGAMCAVIWGADAVRRVAKYGLGTGVPSIGQLALGMGIIAAMFSLAVVKSRILAGPVLALIVAVIIGLIIGWIAQNIIKMRIPIMIRGMTEIAGAGVLIILGYSASVAGDYVFADFIPRVFSNGVILAVIWVGTLAMAHPFNACLGPDEKQKRLLYLAVSTGAITTTLMGIAALMTLGTSAVITIVLGIILWFIFYKKFWDEVYKDAAVVAGTGLLPKTEA